The Flavobacterium piscisymbiosum genome includes a region encoding these proteins:
- a CDS encoding CocE/NonD family hydrolase, giving the protein MKTILNFVFLILMISNTFSQQTNKTKSEDLKSAYDIQDSVMIKTSDGALISAIVVHKKGIWVPKPVILQHTIYAEEGKGIKSLKEAADKDYVGVITYSRGKRFSPDEIFPYENEANDTYDVIDWISKQEWCNGIIGMFGGSYNGMTQWAACKKMHPALKTIVPYVANRAGMGLPMENNVFINPNYEWSFYVGSNKYLDTVAGNDRQRFRNMQFKWWETGLAYKKMDSIDGTPNRLFQRWIQHPSFDEYWQKMSPYKKDFAQINIPILVIDGYYNDSQNSSLYYLRELQKYNPKANSYLVIGPYSHFGAQKGGSPVINGYKVDADALINTKKITYEWFDYILKNGPKPEILKDRINYQVMGANEWRSAASLDKMNNGFLKLYLTNNKSGKFYALNAKRPTKSSYLSQEVDFADRQTQNNEYYPDPIIKKEIDTTNGYIFISDPFRESILVNGSFLGEIKASINKKDMDIGVTLYELTPNGEYFHLSYFLGRASYAKDSTTRNLLKPNKIESIPFSNTHLVSKQLSKGSRLVVVLNVNKNPFSELNYGTGKTVIDETIKDAKEPLKVKWYNDSFVKIPIWK; this is encoded by the coding sequence ATGAAAACAATTTTAAATTTTGTATTTCTTATTCTCATGATATCAAATACATTTTCTCAGCAAACTAATAAAACCAAATCCGAAGATCTAAAAAGTGCTTATGATATTCAGGACAGTGTAATGATCAAAACGAGTGATGGCGCTTTGATATCGGCAATTGTAGTGCATAAAAAAGGAATTTGGGTTCCTAAACCCGTTATACTTCAACATACGATTTATGCAGAAGAAGGAAAAGGGATCAAATCTTTGAAAGAGGCAGCAGATAAAGATTATGTGGGTGTTATTACCTATTCGCGAGGTAAACGATTTAGTCCTGATGAAATATTTCCTTATGAAAATGAAGCCAATGATACTTATGATGTTATCGATTGGATTAGCAAACAAGAATGGTGTAACGGAATTATCGGAATGTTTGGTGGCAGTTATAATGGAATGACGCAATGGGCAGCGTGCAAAAAAATGCATCCTGCGCTTAAAACGATAGTTCCTTATGTTGCTAATCGAGCCGGAATGGGTTTGCCAATGGAAAACAATGTGTTTATAAATCCCAATTACGAATGGTCTTTTTATGTGGGCAGTAACAAATATCTCGATACAGTGGCAGGAAATGACAGGCAGCGATTTAGAAATATGCAGTTTAAATGGTGGGAAACCGGACTTGCCTACAAAAAAATGGACAGCATTGACGGAACTCCAAACAGACTATTTCAGCGATGGATACAACACCCTTCGTTTGATGAATATTGGCAGAAAATGTCGCCATACAAAAAGGACTTTGCCCAAATAAATATTCCGATTTTAGTTATCGACGGTTATTATAACGATTCCCAAAATTCGAGTTTGTATTATTTAAGAGAACTTCAAAAATACAATCCTAAAGCCAATTCTTATTTAGTCATTGGTCCGTACAGTCATTTTGGGGCACAAAAAGGCGGTTCTCCTGTAATAAATGGTTATAAGGTTGATGCAGATGCTTTAATTAATACCAAAAAAATAACGTATGAATGGTTCGATTACATTTTAAAAAACGGACCAAAACCAGAAATTTTAAAAGACAGGATTAACTATCAGGTAATGGGAGCCAATGAATGGAGAAGCGCTGCGTCTCTAGATAAAATGAATAATGGTTTCCTGAAGCTGTATTTAACGAATAATAAATCCGGAAAATTTTATGCTTTGAATGCTAAAAGGCCAACTAAAAGTAGTTATTTATCGCAGGAAGTAGATTTTGCCGACAGACAAACTCAAAACAATGAATATTACCCGGATCCTATTATCAAAAAAGAAATTGATACAACAAACGGATATATTTTTATAAGTGATCCTTTTAGAGAGTCGATATTGGTAAACGGATCATTTTTAGGAGAAATAAAGGCAAGCATCAATAAAAAAGATATGGATATTGGTGTTACTTTATATGAATTAACACCAAATGGAGAATATTTTCATTTGTCTTATTTTTTGGGCCGTGCGAGTTATGCCAAAGATAGTACAACAAGAAATTTATTAAAACCCAATAAAATAGAATCGATTCCTTTTTCGAATACACATTTGGTCAGTAAACAATTAAGTAAAGGAAGTCGTTTAGTGGTGGTATTAAACGTAAATAAAAACCCTTTTTCAGAACTCAATTACGGAACAGGAAAAACAGTTATCGATGAAACCATTAAAGATGCCAAAGAACCCTTAAAAGTAAAATGGTATAATGATAGTTTTGTAAAAATCCCGATTTGGAAGTAA
- a CDS encoding sensor histidine kinase, translating to MKTKTILSTYWKIQLIGWITASLYWGLSAFLTGNFIWKMGVIDLILDVSIGITLTHIYRNFALKNGWNKLNLKMLLPRIIFSILVLSLLYMALIVGKLYLVRLLIFKNETVSFLTFFQSVQLQVFITGTRLMSIWVLAYHLYHYSRLELETVKENARLSIIIKEAQLNNLSAQLNPHFFFNSLNNIKFLVIENPDAARRAIDLLSELLRNSLNSNIGKLISLDGEINLVRDYLELEKIRFEERLQIKIETSLDLSRHLILPFSIQALVENAIKHGIEKRKSGGFITVKVEMENDFIKITVQNSGKLSNEITNSGIGLNNLKERLLLQYNGNASFEIIQMEDETVLCTILIPSK from the coding sequence TTGAAAACAAAGACTATACTATCGACATATTGGAAAATTCAACTCATAGGTTGGATTACTGCTTCTTTATATTGGGGATTATCGGCTTTCCTGACAGGTAATTTTATATGGAAAATGGGCGTAATAGATTTAATACTTGATGTGTCAATTGGTATTACGCTAACTCATATTTATCGAAATTTCGCCTTAAAAAACGGATGGAATAAACTGAATCTGAAAATGCTGTTGCCAAGAATTATATTCAGTATTCTAGTGCTTTCCTTATTGTATATGGCGTTGATTGTTGGTAAGCTTTATTTGGTACGTCTTTTAATTTTTAAAAATGAAACTGTTTCTTTTTTAACGTTTTTTCAATCAGTACAATTACAGGTTTTTATCACCGGTACACGATTAATGTCTATTTGGGTATTGGCGTACCATCTTTATCACTATTCAAGACTCGAATTAGAAACAGTAAAAGAAAATGCCCGGTTATCCATTATAATAAAAGAAGCACAACTTAATAATCTGAGTGCACAGCTCAATCCTCATTTCTTTTTTAATTCATTAAACAATATAAAATTCCTGGTCATAGAAAATCCGGATGCCGCCAGAAGAGCTATTGATCTATTGTCTGAACTTTTAAGAAATTCTCTAAATAGCAACATTGGGAAATTGATATCACTAGATGGCGAAATTAATCTGGTGCGGGATTATCTGGAATTAGAAAAAATACGATTTGAGGAACGTTTGCAGATTAAGATTGAAACCAGTTTAGACTTATCCAGACATTTAATTCTACCTTTTAGTATTCAAGCATTAGTTGAAAATGCCATAAAACATGGCATCGAAAAAAGAAAAAGCGGAGGTTTTATTACTGTAAAAGTTGAAATGGAAAACGATTTTATAAAGATTACTGTTCAAAACTCAGGAAAACTAAGTAATGAAATTACAAATTCAGGTATTGGGTTAAATAATCTAAAGGAAAGATTGTTGTTGCAATATAACGGAAATGCTTCTTTTGAGATTATTCAGATGGAAGATGAAACGGTTTTGTGCACTATTTTAATACCATCAAAATGA
- a CDS encoding LytR/AlgR family response regulator transcription factor — MKKIKVIIIDDERLAREEVKIALKNYEDFVLIGEAENADDAKILIEKEMPDLIFLDIQMPEKSGFDLLESLDHVPAVLFITAYDQYAIQAFEVNALDYLMKPIREERFAKAIQKIRDTIQLKSSLNDAVAKDRKIFIKDGEKRFFIQLDEIYLIESLENYTRLFFQDKKALQRRSLRQWEEILDETIFFRINRTEIINIKYIQAINTTDSGRLEVKLKTGELLEVSNRQSVRFKNRNGI; from the coding sequence ATGAAAAAGATAAAAGTAATTATAATAGATGATGAACGTTTAGCTAGAGAAGAAGTAAAAATAGCTTTAAAAAACTATGAAGACTTTGTGCTTATTGGTGAAGCTGAAAATGCCGATGATGCTAAGATATTGATCGAAAAAGAAATGCCTGATTTAATTTTTCTTGATATCCAGATGCCTGAAAAATCCGGTTTCGATTTGTTAGAATCTTTAGATCACGTTCCGGCAGTTTTATTTATTACCGCTTATGATCAATATGCAATACAGGCGTTTGAAGTAAATGCTTTAGATTATTTAATGAAACCTATAAGAGAAGAACGTTTTGCAAAAGCAATTCAAAAAATAAGAGATACGATCCAGCTAAAATCTTCCTTAAATGATGCTGTCGCAAAAGATCGAAAGATTTTTATAAAAGATGGAGAAAAGCGGTTCTTTATTCAATTAGATGAAATTTATTTAATTGAATCTTTAGAGAATTATACCCGATTATTTTTTCAGGACAAAAAAGCACTTCAAAGACGTTCTCTTCGTCAATGGGAAGAAATTTTAGACGAAACTATTTTCTTTAGAATAAACAGAACCGAGATTATAAATATAAAATACATCCAGGCAATCAATACAACAGATAGCGGCAGGTTAGAAGTAAAACTAAAAACCGGAGAACTATTAGAAGTGTCAAACCGCCAATCCGTGAGGTTCAAAAATAGGAACGGGATTTAA